The DNA window AGGCCAAGTTGGCATGGGATGATTGTTTAAAGCTATACGAGGATACGGTCCATCATGTTAACCGTTCAATGAGCTCTAACAATCTAGCTGACTCTCAAACTTGGCTAAGTGCAGCCATTGCCAACCAAAGAACATGCGAGAATGGCTTTATTGACTTTAACATTGTCTCTTATTTAGAATCCCTTCCAAACATGCTACGCAACTTCACCAAATTGCTTAGCAATACACTTTCCTTAAACATGGCCATAATCTCCTCACCACCTATACTACTTGATACCAAACAAGATGGTGGCCGCCGAAGATTGCTTGTTGATGGATTCCCATCATGGGTTCCGGCTAGTGATCGAAAGCTTCTCCAGTCAAATGGCCGGGCTGCACCAAAGGCTGATATTGTAGTTGCCCAAGATGGGTCTGGTGATTACAAAACCATATCCGAGGCAGTGGCTGCATCTGCTAAGCTTAGGAGCGGGACTAAGAGTAAGAGATTTGTTATATACGTGAAAAGGGGTGTTTACAAAGAGAACGTGGAGATTAAGAAGTCGATGAAGAATTTAATGTTCGTTGGAGATGGAATTGATGCTACAGTAATTACTAGTAATAAAAATACCCAGGATGGCACCACAACTTTTCGCTCCGCAACTGTTGGTGAGTTTTCTTTACTTACACCATCAATTATTAGaaaccaattaaattataatcatttAGAATTGAAACAGCTTTcatacaaattattaaattgtatGTACTCTTCAATTTTGATAAACACCGGATCCTCTATGCTATATATGTATGAACGTACGCGTGCATGTGtagattttgattatttataatattctttaaTTCACTTAGTTCTAGATCTTgtgaagtattttattttaaacgtTATATTGACGAATTTAGAACTCAAAGCGCGCATCTAAATCTAAGAGGTCAACAATCCAAAGATCGAGGAAACAAATTCACTTCTGCAATTGACCTCACATGTATATATTATCACATCATTGGAAAGAAAACCTGTTATTGGGGATAATTAATGTATCCaccataaattataattagcTATATTTTTATTGCATGGCTAGACAGCACAAcgttgaaaaaaagagagaagagaaactTATGATGATGTTTATTGCTCACGTTGATCTTCATGACTCCCAGGTGTTTCTGGTAAAGGCTTCATTGCCAGAGACATGACATTTGAGAACACTGCCGGACCACAAAAGCACCAAGCAGTAGCCCTGCGATCTGGTTCCGATTTCTCAGTTTTCTATAGCTGTAGCTTCAAGGGCTACCAAGACACCTTATACGTGCACTCTCAGCGACAATTCTACCGGGATTGTGACATATATGGAACTGTAGACTTCATTTTTGGTGATGCTGTTGCTGTTTTGCAGAACTGCAACATATATGTTAGGAGACCGATGAGTGGGCAAAAGAACACTGTCACGGCACAAGGAAGAACTGACCCTGGCGAGAACACAGGAATAGTAATTCATAATTCAAGGGTTATGGCAGCTTCAGACTTGAGACCAGTGCAGGGTTCATTTAAGAGTTATTTGGGGAGGCCATGGAAGAAATATTCAAGGACTGTGTTCTTAAAGAGTAATATAGATGGACTTATTGACCCTGCAGGTTGGTTACCATGGAAGGGTGCTTTTGCTTTGAGTACTCTATATTATGGTGAGTATATGAGTACGGGGAGCGGAGCAAGCACCAAAGGGAGGGTTAAGTGGCCTGGATATCACACAATCAAAAGCCCACTGGAGGCTGGAAAGTTCACTGTTGAGAACATTTTGGCCGGGAATTCTTGGATTTCGGCTGCCGGAGTGCCCTTCGAGTCTGGTTTATAAGAGAGGAAATTTGTCAATTGTGATTGAACAGTGACCTCAAGCTGGGGCAATTTCCACGTATAGCTAGCTATCTAGTGGTATAGTTTATGTGATGGTTTTTCCTTTGTATTTATGGATATGTGATATCACAGGACAAGGATATCTATATTCAAGACGATTAAGCCTTGATACCGTTCTATTTCCTGTCATTATTTAGCGAGTCCTCTTCTCTAATTGAATCTTTAACTGACTATTAATACTGATGcacgaattaatttttttttttatatatatatatagcatatcGGGGGATCGATGTCAGGTTTCAAGAGTTATATGCAAGCCATAAAGTAAATCATATCTCAAAAACACTTAACTAAGACATCCATTCTAGATTTTATATACCAgtctcttttaatatttatatattcattgAGATTAGCTCCCTAATATTCTCTCGTTTAATTATTCGAagtgataatgatttttttctaataattaatttagaagactaattttaagaattaaattaaacaagcatgtctgtaatatatatatatatataaaaatacatatctCCGATCCCTACGTTTTGCGCTCCTTAATTATTATCCAATTTAATTGATACTGTTTTCCTATAAAGTAAGGTAATAATTAAAATCTGAATTCTTTCACGAAGTCTCTCTTTGATTTAAACTTGGTAGTTAAGAGTGAGGAGTGAGGACCATACAAACTCTAAACTAACAATGGGTGGGGTGATTCTCGAACATCAAAACAAGCCTCTTGAATACTTGGATACGTTTAGATATACATAACGCGAGTCAATGCAAAGCCCCCACTAATCTTCATAAAATATTGTACCTGTGACTACATACTACATAGTTACAATTCTCGATCTAACCCATATGAAATGTATCAATCAGGTAAATAAACTTTGTTGTGCAAAATAATTCATATGAAATACAAACAATTTGTCATAATCAATTATTGTatctgaaaaacattttgattatATCCATCGATTTAGCCTTTCAAGACTAGCCGATGCATGATCATGGAAGCACAAACATATTTGGTCTTCATAAAGTTCAGCATGCCGCATGTCCATTGAGATTGGAATCGGATCTCTTAGTCGTTGAATATCGaccacttttattttaatggatGGATGAAATAGTTGAGAGAGCTAGggactaataataataataattctcatCCTTATCCGTATTATATAGATGCCAAAGCAAGCAAAGTAACATCAGCCAGTTTCCGCATTAATCCCCATATTACATGTAGGATAACATGAGAAGAGATGGCTTATTTATTTTGAACGTCAAAACTTTGCCTTCGGTAAGGCAAAAAAAAGGTAAAGCATATTTGGTATACTTAACTGGGTTTCTTATAAAAGTTTGATCATATAAAAGCACGGCTTTTGAAGGCGATCAGTCCCCACCGCTGCGCATAGCAGTGAAAATCTATGTAATGACAGTTGGTGCAGATCGGCCAGTGAATTCCTGCATCTTAGAAAGACCAAGAGCGACTGCCACCTGCAAAAAGGCCCATAAAAATCAGCCTCAATAACCGATGAGATGGGTGCTGGACAATAAACAACAGATGAGATATGGGATAATACAAGAGGAGCAAGTGCATCTTGAGAATCTCTTCCAGTTTTTGATGGATCTTTTTCGTATTGCTCAATGTAGAGCCTGATGGTTGCACCTTCTGAACCAGTTCCTGAGAGGCGGAAAACCTGCACCAATGTTCATGGAGAGGATGATCAGTAAATTCTTTACTTCAAACAGGAATAATATGTAACGATTAAATAATTCGGGGTATTCCAggttaatcaaacaaaaaataatctgaaatgGATGCCTGAGCttcacaaaaattattaattcctTAGAggtacaacaacaaaaaagcaaGCAATTGCAATGCAAACTGCCAAGGATCAAAGTAGACTTCAAACAAAAGCACATTAGCTCAGTCCCATTCCAAAGACCTTACTCAAGCTGAAAGCTTTGCAAACAAGAGAATTATCTTACCAGTCTTGAGCCATCCTCGAACAAGTATCGAATACCCTGGTGTTTTGAAATAGAACCATCAATAGGATCTTTGTATTCAAACTCGTCAGCATGAACAACCTTTGACACATCTGATCGTATCCCACTGACAATCCTGTATAGATAAACGGCACAGCCTActcaattatttgattaaaacaaaaaatatggatgataaataaattaatcattattcCTTTTGGtttgtatcattttttaaaaattaagctattttgaaaaaacttcaggccattaattaaatgataacaggctcttttttccttctcttgaaATCATTatagattaataaaaagataaattattcaGGAAAAACTGACTAGATCAATTTAGTGATCAAGTGGGCAGCAAAAGAGTGATTCGAATTGAGTACTAATGctaaaaataatcatcaaatcTTAGTCAAAGGCAGTCTACTCCAGCTCTTATGTCAGAGAAGTCAATTTTAGCTCCACTTTTGTTGCGAAGTTTCTAGTCCATATCACCAACAGCATAGTGATAACCACGTAAgacatttatattttcttcaGGTTGAGACAGATATAAACTCCAGATAACTGGCACAGTGGCACCGGTAACCCTCCATTGGTTCTTCTCTGCAGGGGCAGCACTCGTGTGCTTTGAGGTGGCCATAATCCCCACCCCTCACCAAACAGAAAAACTGGGTTAAGCTCTAGCTCCAACCCTGCATCTCTACAAGTTTCCCCAGCCTTCATCATCTTATCATGGCCACGTTAACCCCATAATTTGTGCATTTCTGCTCTCTCCCTTCTATTGCTTTTAGCCATTTAATGCACCGACTCCAAATTTATTTAGAACTTTTACTctcttatttttcataaaaaaaaagcctaaaataatcatgtttttataaCTAAACCAAGtttgtataaataattaacacAAATCATGCTTTCTTCAAAGTAAAGTTGATTAAAAACATGCAAGGTGGCAAATCTAAGAACAAAACTAGTCACCAAGAGGCCCACAATATACATCCAATGTGTCGGCCAGTGTGCATATATACACATGCATACTTGGCATGCTGACTCTGATCTACAATCTTCATCAATGTTATCTAATCATTCTAACATTTGAGCCCACAATTTATCTATAGGGGAGCCATAGCCAAACTGCAGACCCTTGAAATTACACTATAAAAGGTCTAGGAAAATTATAACCAGGACTTGGCACCTAAGACCGTAGACAAAACCAAATCACAGAAAGTGAAAGCATTCAATATGTTCAAGCCCAGGCTTCACATAGCTAACAGCAactcaatataatatttaaaagatattattccATACCttgaagccaaaaaaaaaaacaagttagaaTTTTAGCACTTAAAATACAAGTTGGAAAGTGCTTTAGTTGGTACCTTAAAATAAGTTAGGGCAAAATAAAAGGCGCTCATTAGAGTAGTTGCATCCCATTCCTTAAAAGGATCAATGGAAATGCTAGTTTAAATAAAGTAAGCGTTTTAAATAGTAACAGACATACTCGTTAACTTCACCAAGGGAAGATTGCAGCTTGACCAAGTATGCCATTAGTTCCTTTGCTGCACCTGCATCAACATTCTTCAAGAACAATGTACCAGTTACATGGCAATCTGAGATCTGTTTCTAGAGATAGGATGAAACATCAAGAAAACATGGTACCTCGTAGTCATATCGAGTATAGTAGTGGCGACCATAGGTAGCCCAATGGTTGCGAACTATATCTTCAACTGTTACAAGTTCTCCACCACCaagattttctttattcttgAACGCCAGTATGGATAGCCAAGCCAGAACTGCCCAAATTCCATCCTTCTCACGTATGTGGTCTGAGCCTGTTCGCAGATGCCATGACAACAAAACAGCCTTACACAACTTAATAAGAATTCCAAATATAAGATGATTTACTGAACATACAGAAACATCAAAGACTAACCAGTTCCAAAACTCTCTTCCCCACAGATTGAACATAAACCAGCATCCATCAAATTACCAAAAAATTTCCATCCAGTTGGAACCTGGCATTTGAACAGTGAATAACCAAATTATATGACCATACAGTAGCATAGGAGGacccatataaaaaattaatcatggcATGGCTTACCTCAAAAAACTTTAAGTTCAGATTTTTGGCCACAATGTCAAGGCCAGAAGAAGTTGGCATGCTCCTAGAAACAGCAAATACAGAAACATTATACAAAAATTTCTGAAGAAAAGgcatcaaataacaaaaatatgcaTCACCCAGCTGTCGAAATGTGGTCTATGGTCTCAAGATATTTATGCATCACCCAGCTGTCGAAATGTGGCCTATGGTCTCAAGATATTAACAAGAAGTTTACTGAATCATTAAGTTTTTAATGATATAGAATGCAGGAAGCAAACATGAGATATAATTGAAGCACTTTAAGCCAGTCGACATATacccaaaacaagaaaaatgttaCACGGCACATGACATGTTCACATACaagcttgaaataaaaaaaaaaaaaaaaagtatacatGTAATTTAGTGTTCCTTCTCATAACTAATTGCCTTGAATGATTCTCAATACTGCATCTTAAAAGGAAGCTTTTTTCAATGAAACAACAGCGTTCATCATTTATACAGCTAATACAATAGGCTACTAATACAACCCTTAATCTAATATGTTACCTATCATCCTATTCTTCTTTTGGACTCCATCTTGTTCTTTGACAACTTTTGCAATGGTAGTTACATGGAATAAACAAGCTTTGAtgtctaaaaaattaatatatcaatgtTAACTACTAGCTATGGTTTTGCATGTAGAATTTCAAGAAGCTTTTCCACTCTAAAGATGAAAATAATCTAGTCTGACTGGGAATATTATGTCAAGCATGCCACTTTTTGCCCTGCATATAGAGTATTAGTTGTTAAGGGGCATGTTGTCCACTGCATCCATTTAGATTTACTAGGCTAACAGTGAGCAAGTAAATACCGTACATACACACAAAATAAAGAAGGTGAGCAGAGAAATGTATAGAACCTAGCAACTCCTTTGAGACCTGCAGAGAAATATGGTATGGCCTCCACTGCATTTGCAGCAATGATGGAAACAGAATCTGATGGGGTAACAAAGAACCTGCCAAAGTATACAGAGTTGAAAATGAAAGATTTGGTGTGAAAGTAacttttctaacaaaaaagaagaaggaggaggctGGTGATACCTTTTACCAAGGATCATATTGCGATCTGCATCACCATCAGCAGCAGCACCAAATTCTGGTGGTTCAACTTCAGAGTTAGATTTACCCAATCCCATGCGAGCAACCAATTCCTTTGCATATGTGAGATTGGGATCTGGATGCCCTCCTCCAAAGTCCTCCTGTTTGCATTGGCCAAGCACAAGCatgaaaattcaaataaataataagcaCTCACGGTGAGAAAGAgattttattaatcatttatCCCGTATAGTATGACAAACTTAGCAGCACCTTGGGTACACAATTCATTAAGGAACTCTCTTGTGCTCCAAGCTCCTCCACAAAAATGCGTTTTGCATAAGCCCCAGCAACTCCATGTAGCGCATCATAGCTATAACATGATGACCCAAGGAAAGTCATCATCGAGTTGACAAAGCATATATGAGAAACAGAAATTTACAAATGATGCAAATGAGACCATCTAGATACCAGAAAGTGAATTTTGGAGAGGAAAGGAGCTTCTGGATGGACTCAAAGTCAAAAATTGACCTGGGCAATTGTTAAGAGAAGCATTCAGTATTTTGAAAGAGAAGACAACATGATCAATTACAGCAtgaaattttgaataataaagaTCACATGATCATCAAACAGCCTATCATTCATACAaatagaatggaaaaaaaactttGCAGTGTCCATCCTGCAGAGCAAGACAACATCATACCATAAGATTCTACAGCGTATACAGGAACTGATTGCCTTGTAATTATTGGTGACATGTATTATGCCAAAACCCATAGACTTTTGAGAAGAATATTACACAATGTGCATGACTCCTTGTTtctatcaaaacataaatttctgTAATCGTACaaatttcaatcaaattaacaaaaacaggTCATTAtggtttcctttttttcccttttattttgtttttaagtgcATAGATACAACAATTAATCCTTCACtcatactttgttttttcagtaaataccatcaagcaaaaattaaaacaacgctaccatgaaaaaattaaagactatTTATCATGCAAAGCATGCCAGAGAAGACATGGTGCAAATTCTTGAAGCTTGACTTCATAGAGCAAAGGGGCTGAGGCAATTTTGacaatgatataaaaatcacaCTTTGAAGATTAAAAGAATTCATTTCATTTCACTTTTTCTGCATACTTTAAATGAGCCAAGAAATTCCTAATGGGCATGCAAGGAGTGTCTCATATTTTAGTGTATTGTTCTGCATCATATATCAATGCCAACAATCATCATGTTTGGATAATTCAGTAAGCTAAATAGCAGTGCATAACTCAGAAGTAAAAAAAGGGGAAGACAATAAAAAGCTCATAAAGTTTTCTCACAGTTATGCAaacagaaatatatatatatatatatatatataatagcatCATCAATCATATTCAGTGAGGACAACTCATAAAAACACAACTACAGAAAACTAGCAGTTTAGACAGGAAAGAGCTTACTTCATCAATTTGACATAATCGCTTGCCGAGTCAAAAACCTCAACATCAAACTGTCCATCAGGCCCACCAAAGCTGGTTACACCAATTGCTGTAATATCCACctggatgtaattgaaaaatcatGACATACAAACAGAGTTAACGAAACCCTGGTAGCAGTTTGACAGAAATACACGAGTCTACAAGGCAAATGACACATAAGGTGGCCAGGTGAAGGGTATACATCAGGCAGATCTGCAGTTAAGTACTCCTTTATTGCTTTAGTGTTCTCATAAATCTCATCTGTTATTCCCTCAGGAGCAGGTCCACCATTTTCCATGTTATATTTGATCCCAAAATCCTGCAATAAAGggacaaaaaagaagaatgatttAGATAACATGCCAGGGGATTCCTTATttccacaaaataaaataactccCAGCCATTTGTTATGAGATAAGAGTAGATTCTCTTGCATCCTTGTGCTGCCATGCTCCAAATGATTTTAACATGTACCATTAGCTGATATTTGGCAAGATTAGGCtgctttagtttttaatttgtttgtgtCAAGCTCCCATAGATTGGAAGCTGACCCTCCATTTTGCAATTGTACTTCCACTTCTTTCAGCATTAATACATTCTCTTTtgtcaaaagggaaaaaaataataacaaatctgGCCATTTTATTAGTTACGGCAGGATGCTAAATAATCATTGATACATATCAGCATTCTCTTTCTGTTCTCCACCTTGAGGAGGCATCATATCCCATTTCCTTTCATCCAAAACATAGGAAAGATAGAGGAGCTCTAATTGCCACTGTGAACAGACCAAAAAGAAAACAGTTTCTAGTTACCTCATTTGGACCACCTGGGTTGTGACTTGCTGTCAATATAAATGCTCCTGTTGCTCTGGATCCCTGATATTCAAGTTCAGGAGTAAAAAACTCATTATGCATAAGACTATACCATCACTATTGTTGAAGGAAATGAGCCTAGCTTATAGAGACAAGTTGAGAACATACATCTACCCCAACTCTTTCACGTATTACAGCAGACACAGCAGGAGTTGAAAGCAGTCCGTTCTGACCAACCCAGACACGTCGTACTCCATTTCCAGCTGCCATCTTAATAATTATCTGCCaatcaaatgatataaatttGGATCAGATATGGCTTTTCCATTGAGGTTTTGATTGCATGGAACATGCAAACTATTAAAAgtcacaaacaataaaaaaaagatgactgcATAGACTTGGAAGCAGCTCAATATTGAACAGTCTGCTGTGGGCAGGAATGCATAGCCATGCTCAAAACCAGTAGTCAACAAAGAACTTGTGAGCAAGCATGCAATACAACACAGCTGTCAGAGATACTGTCCATGCATTCCACAAAAGAATCATAC is part of the Populus alba chromosome 10, ASM523922v2, whole genome shotgun sequence genome and encodes:
- the LOC118046410 gene encoding pectinesterase; its protein translation is MDKQQLVLGFLNASFLFYSLALVHGDSVTPCDQTPFPEVCNYFIDTNISKTPPLFAFRDQSLLITMNKATEAHQMVSSMDLSSFNQQAKLAWDDCLKLYEDTVHHVNRSMSSNNLADSQTWLSAAIANQRTCENGFIDFNIVSYLESLPNMLRNFTKLLSNTLSLNMAIISSPPILLDTKQDGGRRRLLVDGFPSWVPASDRKLLQSNGRAAPKADIVVAQDGSGDYKTISEAVAASAKLRSGTKSKRFVIYVKRGVYKENVEIKKSMKNLMFVGDGIDATVITSNKNTQDGTTTFRSATVGVSGKGFIARDMTFENTAGPQKHQAVALRSGSDFSVFYSCSFKGYQDTLYVHSQRQFYRDCDIYGTVDFIFGDAVAVLQNCNIYVRRPMSGQKNTVTAQGRTDPGENTGIVIHNSRVMAASDLRPVQGSFKSYLGRPWKKYSRTVFLKSNIDGLIDPAGWLPWKGAFALSTLYYGEYMSTGSGASTKGRVKWPGYHTIKSPLEAGKFTVENILAGNSWISAAGVPFESGL
- the LOC118046408 gene encoding phosphoglucomutase, cytoplasmic isoform X1; this encodes MVLFNVSGVETTPFDGQKPGTSGLRKKVKVFKQPNYLENFVQSTFNALTPQKVRGATLVVSGDGRYFSKDAIQIIIKMAAGNGVRRVWVGQNGLLSTPAVSAVIRERVGVDGSRATGAFILTASHNPGGPNEDFGIKYNMENGGPAPEGITDEIYENTKAIKEYLTADLPDVDITAIGVTSFGGPDGQFDVEVFDSASDYVKLMKSIFDFESIQKLLSSPKFTFCYDALHGVAGAYAKRIFVEELGAQESSLMNCVPKEDFGGGHPDPNLTYAKELVARMGLGKSNSEVEPPEFGAAADGDADRNMILGKRFFVTPSDSVSIIAANAVEAIPYFSAGLKGVARSMPTSSGLDIVAKNLNLKFFEVPTGWKFFGNLMDAGLCSICGEESFGTGSDHIREKDGIWAVLAWLSILAFKNKENLGGGELVTVEDIVRNHWATYGRHYYTRYDYENVDAGAAKELMAYLVKLQSSLGEVNEIVSGIRSDVSKVVHADEFEYKDPIDGSISKHQGIRYLFEDGSRLVFRLSGTGSEGATIRLYIEQYEKDPSKTGRDSQDALAPLVAVALGLSKMQEFTGRSAPTVIT
- the LOC118046408 gene encoding phosphoglucomutase, cytoplasmic isoform X2 → MVLFNVSGVETTPFDGQKPGTSGLRKKVKVFKQPNYLENFVQSTFNALTPQKVRGATLVVSGDGRYFSKDAIQMAAGNGVRRVWVGQNGLLSTPAVSAVIRERVGVDGSRATGAFILTASHNPGGPNEDFGIKYNMENGGPAPEGITDEIYENTKAIKEYLTADLPDVDITAIGVTSFGGPDGQFDVEVFDSASDYVKLMKSIFDFESIQKLLSSPKFTFCYDALHGVAGAYAKRIFVEELGAQESSLMNCVPKEDFGGGHPDPNLTYAKELVARMGLGKSNSEVEPPEFGAAADGDADRNMILGKRFFVTPSDSVSIIAANAVEAIPYFSAGLKGVARSMPTSSGLDIVAKNLNLKFFEVPTGWKFFGNLMDAGLCSICGEESFGTGSDHIREKDGIWAVLAWLSILAFKNKENLGGGELVTVEDIVRNHWATYGRHYYTRYDYENVDAGAAKELMAYLVKLQSSLGEVNEIVSGIRSDVSKVVHADEFEYKDPIDGSISKHQGIRYLFEDGSRLVFRLSGTGSEGATIRLYIEQYEKDPSKTGRDSQDALAPLVAVALGLSKMQEFTGRSAPTVIT